The genomic segment GGGGGTGCGACACCCCCTGGTCTCAAGAACGTTCACTTCCGGATGACGGGTCCGGGCGAATCGAAGATCACGCGAACCACTTCCCCCGGCGCCCCGGACACCGTCTTCGTCATTTCGACCTCCTGCCCGTGCTCCAACCACCGCGCCGTGACCGTGAAGGTGCAGTTCCGCCCGGCCTCCACCGGCGGCGTCTTGTAGATGCGGTCGGTGCCCAGGAGGCGCGTCGGCTGGCCGTTGACGAACACGTCCGCGGCCGGTTGCGGGAGGCGGAGCGAGAGGATGACGCACCCGCCGCTCGTCGCCGGGGGAGCGACCGGCGTCGCCGGACCGGGGTGCAAACTCTCGACCACGGGCAGCCGCGGCGGCGGCGGCACGTGGTAGCGGGGCGTCGTGGTGTACACGCCGAGCCCGTACCCGTACCCCGCGACGCCGGGGTACGGCACCGCCCGGAAGTTCTTCGTGAGGTCGTCGTTCCCGAACACGCCGGGGATTGGACCGGGCACCGGAACCGGCGGCCCGTACAGGCTCAGCCCGTTCGGCCAGAAGCCGCGGTTGGCGCCGAAGAAGCCGTACACGCCGATGCTCGAACCGCCGGGCGGCAGCGGGTACCCGACGAACGGGGCGCCGATGTACGGGCCGGGCGGACCCGTGTAATAGGGGGGCAAGAACTGCCCGCCGATGAGGGGTGGGGCGGCGGGATCGGGAAGCGCTCCCGCCGCCGGGGGCTGTGCCCGCCCCGCACCGGGAACAGTCACGCACACGACAGCGATGAGCAAAAACGCGCGGGCGTCCATGCCTTCTCCGAGTTGGGAGTTTGTGACCCGAAACCGTTTCACTTCCCCGCCGCGACCGCCGGCGCGCCCGCGGGCGCGCCGAAGTCCACGCGAACCACTTCGCCCGGCCCGCCCGTCACCGCCTTCGTCACCTCGACCACCTGCCCGCCCTCGACCCACCGCGCGGTGACCGTGTAGCCGTACACCCGGCCCGTCTCCAGCGGCGGCGACTCGTAGGTGCGGTCGGTGCCGGTCTGCGTCGTCGCCCGACCGTCCACCAGCACCTCCGCCCCCGCTTGTGGCAGCTTCACCGACAGCGTCAGGCACCCGCCCGCCGTGGCCCCGGTGCCCGGGTTACCGGACGCCGGACCGGTGCCCGTCCCGTTCACCGTCGGCCACGCGTGAACCGACAGGTGCTTGGGCCGCGGCATGGCGGAGTACAGGCCGATCCAGCCGTAGTTCACGAGACCCGGCGCGAGCGTGCTCCGCCACTGCTTCACGAGCGGGTCGTCACCGAACGTGGCGGGGAGCGGCCCGTACACCGGCACCGGCGGGCGGCAGAAGCTCACCCCGTT from the Frigoriglobus tundricola genome contains:
- a CDS encoding TIGR03000 domain-containing protein, which translates into the protein MDARAFLLIAVVCVTVPGAGRAQPPAAGALPDPAAPPLIGGQFLPPYYTGPPGPYIGAPFVGYPLPPGGSSIGVYGFFGANRGFWPNGLSLYGPPVPVPGPIPGVFGNDDLTKNFRAVPYPGVAGYGYGLGVYTTTPRYHVPPPPRLPVVESLHPGPATPVAPPATSGGCVILSLRLPQPAADVFVNGQPTRLLGTDRIYKTPPVEAGRNCTFTVTARWLEHGQEVEMTKTVSGAPGEVVRVIFDSPGPVIRK
- a CDS encoding TIGR03000 domain-containing protein → MRSRAFWSVVIVCVCLPLAGRADDTGPLGIFHHYGYPRGPRVAPYWSYPGLTKGPTITYPTPPKYTGFFGYGLVPVDCSDKTWPNGVSFCRPPVPVYGPLPATFGDDPLVKQWRSTLAPGLVNYGWIGLYSAMPRPKHLSVHAWPTVNGTGTGPASGNPGTGATAGGCLTLSVKLPQAGAEVLVDGRATTQTGTDRTYESPPLETGRVYGYTVTARWVEGGQVVEVTKAVTGGPGEVVRVDFGAPAGAPAVAAGK